The Arsenicicoccus dermatophilus genome contains the following window.
TCCGCCTGATGCTGCGAATTCTACCGACGACGTCCGTTCGGACGTGATGGGGGCCACGCGCCGCACCCGGGTCGCCCCGGACGTCCTCCACCACCGTGAGCGGATCCGTTGGGGCAGCGAGACACTCGCAGCGCCGTCGGCAGGGTCGACATCCGCGCCACCCGCCCGGGCACCACGGGCGGTCCCGGTGACGCCACGCTGAGCCTCCGAATCCCTACGCGTGGGTGCTGAATTCACCAACGGCGTCGCCGGGGTGGTTGGGTGGCCGCATGACTAGCCCCCTGGCTCGTGCCCGCTGCGCCGCCGTCGTCGCAGCCGTGGCCTTCCTCCCCTGTGCGGCCCCGGCCGCAGCCGCCCCCGCCACCGTTCCTGCAGCCGTCCCCGCGGACGGCACCCCCCTCCCGGTCTGGACCACTGCTGTTCCCGAGCCGTCCCCCTCCCTGACCACGCCGTCGTACACATCGACCCCGTCGCCGACGGCGACCCCCGGCAAGGCCGACCCGACCGCGCTGGACGAGCAGGACGAGGTGGCGCAGTGGTTCCGCACCCGCTACCAGCCGGCCTTGACCGTGCCGGTGGGCTTCACCGGGGACGCCCGCGGCTGCCGCCCGGGCGGCTTCAGCCCGGACGCGCTGGCGGCGATGGACAAGCAGGTCAACGCCGTTCGTGAGCTGGTGGGCCTGGACGCGGTGCCGGTGCGCGCCGACGCCACCCAGCAGCAGTCGGCCCTGATGATGGAGGCCAACGAGACCATCAGCCACACGCCGTCGTCGTCGTGGCGGTGCTTCTCCCAGGGCGGGGCAGCCGCCGCCGGCCGCTCCAACCTGGCTCTGGGCTGGCCCTCGCAGACGGCGGGCAGCGCCGTCTCCCAGTACCTCTCGGACAGCGACGCCTACAACACCTTCGTCGGCCACCGGCGCTGGCTGTTCCACCCCTCGACCCCGGCCTTCCTCGTGGGCCAGACCGCCAAGGCCAACGCCTGGCAGGTCATGGGCGGCACGCCCCGCCCCGACGCGACCACCCCCGCCACGATCGCCTGGCCGCGGGCGGGCTGGTTCCCGACGCAGCTGGAGCCCGAGGGCCGCTGGTCGCTCACGGTCAACGACATCAACGCCACCTTCACCCAGCCCTCGGTGCGGATCACCAAGGGCGGCAAGGCCCTTCCCGCCCCGCGGGTCTACCCGGCGCAGCCGGGCTTCGGCATGCCCACGCTGGTCTGGCAGATGCCCCGGGGCGGCGCTGGCGACGGGGACTACGAGGTGACCGTCACCGGCGTGACCCGCCCGGGGCAGGCGCCGACCACGGTGACCTACACGACGCGGCTGTTCACGGTGCGCTGACGCGCGAGGAGGTATGCCGGGAAGGGGCGCGCACGCACCGCTTCCCGGCACACCGCTCAGCACTGGTCGGCCTCCGCAGAGGCCGCTCAGCCGCTCCCCGCCGGGGCACGCAGGGTGACCTGCTCGTCGGCGGCCAGGGACAGCAGGTCCTCGTCGTGGCTGATGAGCAGGGTCACCGCTCCGCCCGCCGCGACCTGGCGGATCTGGTCCGCGATCGAGGTCAGGTGCCGGCGGTCGACCCCGGAGCTGGGCTCGTCGAAGATCACCACCGGCCGCCCGCTCAGGCGCGCGGCCGCGACGACCAGACGCTGCTGCTGACCGCCCGAGAGGGACAGCGGATGGCGCTCCTCCAGCCTGGCCAGACCCAGCTCCGACAGGAGGCCGGCGGCGTCCGAGGCGGTGGTCGGGCCCAGCCCGGCGAGGTCGAGCTCGCGCCGCACGCTCTCGGTGAAGAGCTGCCGCTGCACGTCCTGCATCACCAGGGCGCAGGCACGCCGGCGGGCACGAGGCCGCAGCACCCTCCCGTCCAGACGGACCTGCCCCGTGGCCCGGCGCAGCCCGGCGACGACCCGGGTCAGCGTCGTCTTGCCGACGCCGTTGCCGCCGCGGATGGCGGTCACCTGCCCCCGGGGCAGCGTCAACCGCCGCAGGTCGAGGATCGTGCGCCCGCCGGCTCGGCATACGACCTCTCGCAGCTCCAGCGCGCCGTCCGGCACGACGGACACGTCGACCCCGTCCGCGACGGCGGGGCCGGCGGCCGGTCGCGTCGGGAGCTCGGCCGCAGCGACGTCACCCCGCAGCCCCATCCGTCGCAGCTCGTCGTCCGAGGTGGCGGCGAAGGTCTGTGCGTCCCACTCTGCCGAGATCACCCCGTCGGCGAGGACGACGACGCGGTCGAGGAGGTCGGCGAGGTAGCGCAGCCGGTGCTCGGCGATCACGATCGTCATGCCCGCGTCCTTGCACCGCCGCAGGGTCTCCTGCAGGCGCTCGACGGCCGCCGCCGACAGGTTGGAGCTCGGCTCGTCCAGGAGCAGCACGCCGGGTCGGTGCGCCGTCGAGGCCGCGATCGCCACCTGCTGCTGCTGGCCGCCGGACAGCCTGGTGAGGGGCACCTGCAGACCCATGTGCCGCTCGAGGTGGGCCAGCTGCTCGGCCACCTCCCGCCGGGTCTGCTCGCGCGGACACCCGAAGTTCTCCATGGCGAAGGCGATCTCCTCGCCGATGGTGTCGGTGAAGAACTGTCGCCGCGGGTGCTGCTGGACTGTCCCGGTGCGGCGTCCGATCACGTCGAGGTCCACGGTGGTGGTCACGAGACCGTCCACGCGGACCTGTCCGGTCAGCCGTCCGCCGTCGTAGAAGTGCGGCGCCAGGCCGTTGATCAGTCGCAGCACCGTCGACTTCCCGCACCCGCTGGCCCCGCAGAGCACCACGCACTCGCCTGCGGCCACCTGCAGTCGCAGCCCGGTCACCGCGTCCTGGTCGGCGTGCGGATAGCGCCAGCCGACGTCGTCGAGGGTCAGCACCGGCCCCACCACAGACCTGCGGTGACCAGCCCCACCGTCCCCAGCGCCCAGGCGGCGTCGACCCGCGTGAACCGGGGTGGGTGCAACGGCACGGGGTCGGTGCGCGAGCCGAGCCCGCGCAGGAGCGCCGCGGACGACAGGTCATCGCCGGCGCGCAGGCTGGCGGCGATCATCGGCACCATGAATCTCTCGATCATCAGCATCGGGTGGCGCAGGACGGCGCCCGGACCGGCGAGCCCCCTCAGGCGCAGGGCATCGCCGACGGCGCTCGCCTCGACGAGCACGACCGGGACGAAGCGCACCATCACCACGAGCGGCACGGCGACGGTGCGGGGCACCCGCACGGCGCGCAGGGCGGCGTGCAGCGCCGTCGGTGAGGTGGTCGCGAACAGGTGCGCGGCGACCGCGACGGCCACGCCGTAGCGCGCGACGTAGTCCAGCGGCATCACGACCGTCGCCGCGACGGCGGGCGAGGAGAACGGGAGGAGCGCCCGGGCCGTGGCCCAGGCGCCGAGCACCACGGCCACGGACCAGGCGGCGCGTCTCCACGCGTGGACGGAGACGGCCAGGGCCACGGCGAGCACCAGCGCGGGGAGCACGAGCCGGGCACCGTAGGGCCCGAGCACACCGGCACCCACCAGGAGGACCAGCAGCATCGTCGTGCGCGGGTCCAGCCCCGGCCGTATGCCGGTGGCCGACACCGGATCGCCGCTCACGCGAGCCCGGCTCGCACGAAGTGCTTGCGCAGCACCGCCGCCCCCAGCAGACCGCCCAGCAGACCGGCGACCAGGCAGGCCACCGCCAGCGCGAGCATCATCGGGACGGTGAACACCTGCTCGGCGGCGCGGACGTAGTCGGCCCCCATCGACTGCCAGGCGGCGCTGCGGAAGTAGCTCTCCCGGTCGACCAGCATCGGCAGGAAGGGCACGAAGGCCGTCAGCCCGAAGACCGTGCAGGCACCGATCCCCGAGGCCCGCGACGCGTACCTGCCTGACCGCGCGACGAGCTCGGCGCCGAGGCCGACGACCGGGGCGGCGAGCGCGCCGACCAGGGCCCCGCCGTGCAGGAGGAAGGCCAGGGCGAGGATCACCGAGAGCAGGAGCACCATGCCGGCCCGGCGGACACGCGCGTAGAAGAGCATGAAGGTGATCCCGTTGACGAGCACGGTGACCAGCACGCTGATCATCCAGGCCAGGGGGCCGAAGACCCCGATCATGCCGAGCAGGTAGGTGATGACAACGTAGATCGCGCCGAAGATCGCCACCGTGATGAGGTCGCGAGCTGCGAGTCCTGCCCGCTCGTCGACCCGTGATGCCCCTCCGGGCGGCGACGCCTCCTCGCCCTTGGCGTCGTCGCGGGGTGCACAGTTCGTCTCGGACATTCGATGGCCTTCCTGGGAGGTGGGTGGTCTGTGGTCGAGGGGTCGGTCGTCGTTCAGCGGTCGCGCAGCACGCGCAGGCCCCGCACCAGAGCACGCGCGGTCGTTCCTGCGTGCTCGCCGGAGAGGAGGGTGAAGTGGTCGCCTGGCGCACTCTCTGCGGCGACGTCCCCGATCAGGACGTCCCGCCACATGTCCAGTGCCCGCTCGTGGGCTCCCGGCAGGAAGCCGCGGGGGTCCTCGGGCTGGACGATGACGGCATCCGCCACGAGGGCGTCGATGCTCGGGACGCCGGCGCGCATCGTGTGGTGATACCGGCGCCAGCGTCGGCGCAGCTCGTCCACGGACCAGGACCCTCCGGAGGGCAGGACGTCTCGATAGGCGCACCACCGCTCGGCGTCCGGCATCTGCCCGAGACGCTCGAGCAGGGCCGGCCGGGACGAGGCGCTCAGGGTGCTCCCGTCCTCGGCCGCGACGTGCTCGAGGAGCTGTGCCAGCGAGCACCGGAACTCCAGCAGCCGCTCCGGCTCACCACCCATCGAGGCGACGAACATCACCTCGGCGAGTCGCTCCCCCAGGCCCGGTGGCACCGGATGAGGGTCGACGAGCCCGAGCGGACGGACCTCGGCCCCTCCCTCGACCAGGTGTCGGGCCGTCTCCATGGCCACGAGGGCGCCGAAGCTGTAACCGATGAGGCAGTACTCCGTGGCCTCCAGGTCCTGCAGCTCACGCGCCGTCTCGGCCCCCAGCTGCTGGACGATCTTCCCGGGGTCCGTCTCGCAGAACCGGTCGTCATCGGGAGCCAGGGCTGCCCACCAGGAGGACGGCTCTCCGAGCAGGTCCGTCACGTCGCCGTGACCCACCAGCGCCGAGACCAGGTGGGTCACGGAGTCGACCGCGGCCATGGAGTCCGAGAAGACCACCGTGGCCAGCGGTCCGTGCTCCGGCCGAGCGGACAGGGGCACCAGGGTGACCCGTCGGTCGGGCTGGTCCCGCACCTCCGCCTCGTCACCCAGGGCCGCCAGGGCCACCGCCGCCCGGGCGATGTCGGGGG
Protein-coding sequences here:
- a CDS encoding MptD family putative ECF transporter S component; the protein is MSETNCAPRDDAKGEEASPPGGASRVDERAGLAARDLITVAIFGAIYVVITYLLGMIGVFGPLAWMISVLVTVLVNGITFMLFYARVRRAGMVLLLSVILALAFLLHGGALVGALAAPVVGLGAELVARSGRYASRASGIGACTVFGLTAFVPFLPMLVDRESYFRSAAWQSMGADYVRAAEQVFTVPMMLALAVACLVAGLLGGLLGAAVLRKHFVRAGLA
- a CDS encoding energy-coupling factor transporter transmembrane component T family protein, with amino-acid sequence MSGDPVSATGIRPGLDPRTTMLLVLLVGAGVLGPYGARLVLPALVLAVALAVSVHAWRRAAWSVAVVLGAWATARALLPFSSPAVAATVVMPLDYVARYGVAVAVAAHLFATTSPTALHAALRAVRVPRTVAVPLVVMVRFVPVVLVEASAVGDALRLRGLAGPGAVLRHPMLMIERFMVPMIAASLRAGDDLSSAALLRGLGSRTDPVPLHPPRFTRVDAAWALGTVGLVTAGLWWGRC
- a CDS encoding ABC transporter ATP-binding protein; the encoded protein is MLTLDDVGWRYPHADQDAVTGLRLQVAAGECVVLCGASGCGKSTVLRLINGLAPHFYDGGRLTGQVRVDGLVTTTVDLDVIGRRTGTVQQHPRRQFFTDTIGEEIAFAMENFGCPREQTRREVAEQLAHLERHMGLQVPLTRLSGGQQQQVAIAASTAHRPGVLLLDEPSSNLSAAAVERLQETLRRCKDAGMTIVIAEHRLRYLADLLDRVVVLADGVISAEWDAQTFAATSDDELRRMGLRGDVAAAELPTRPAAGPAVADGVDVSVVPDGALELREVVCRAGGRTILDLRRLTLPRGQVTAIRGGNGVGKTTLTRVVAGLRRATGQVRLDGRVLRPRARRRACALVMQDVQRQLFTESVRRELDLAGLGPTTASDAAGLLSELGLARLEERHPLSLSGGQQQRLVVAAARLSGRPVVIFDEPSSGVDRRHLTSIADQIRQVAAGGAVTLLISHDEDLLSLAADEQVTLRAPAGSG